In one Nocardioides sp. NBC_00368 genomic region, the following are encoded:
- a CDS encoding PH domain-containing protein, with amino-acid sequence MNADAPQRLREPAHQVSERAPAYWRTAEAIGAVIWLALAVGAVVAAVLVPDGFWTWILWLAAVVFVLAPVPGLTFVPSIRFRIHRWEVTDIAVHVRHGWLTVVDEIVPLSRVQTVDSTQGPLMRQFGLRTVKVSTASSAGNVSIACLDDALALEVVAKLVAITAATPEDAT; translated from the coding sequence GTGAATGCCGACGCACCACAGCGACTGCGCGAACCCGCCCATCAGGTCTCCGAGCGAGCACCGGCCTACTGGCGTACGGCAGAGGCGATCGGTGCCGTGATCTGGCTGGCCCTCGCCGTCGGTGCGGTGGTGGCGGCGGTCCTGGTGCCGGACGGCTTCTGGACCTGGATCCTCTGGCTCGCCGCGGTGGTCTTCGTGCTCGCACCCGTGCCGGGGCTGACCTTCGTGCCGTCGATCCGGTTCCGGATCCACCGGTGGGAGGTGACCGACATCGCCGTCCACGTACGCCACGGGTGGCTCACCGTCGTCGACGAGATCGTGCCGCTCTCCCGGGTGCAGACGGTCGACTCGACCCAGGGGCCGCTGATGCGGCAGTTCGGGCTGCGTACGGTCAAGGTCTCCACCGCCTCCTCGGCCGGCAACGTCTCGATCGCCTGCCTCGACGACGCGCTCGCGCTCGAGGTGGTCGCGAAGCTGGTGGCGATCACCGCCGCGACCCCCGAGGACGCGACGTGA
- a CDS encoding PH domain-containing protein, with product MPEVPDPPTVPDAEWQRLAGWTAIVSPLSTLRQAIIPAAVGAFGAGQANVFIGLLVAVGIAVVAALAGLVPWLTTTYRVTPTHLEVRKGLLNRTTLTARLDRVRSVDLSSTLIHRALGVTKVNVGTGVDEGQITLDSLTKDAAARLRRELLHAAPSSPTDAAPADASGSDASREVATSPGPLRPDPGGEVIAKLDWSWIKYAPLNLKNLAIALGGLAAFFGAFSDVIPWERTIGIRVDDGQINGRPIDSFLQMLIIAIPIALVAAVVVWAVGSCVGYAVRWWDLQVVREQGREGTTLRRSFGLTSTRATTVEEAKVRGATSTVGPLIGLAGGADLNLLTTGLDDNSPAVLPTAPEAVVSTVGTDILGEDAFSAELTGHGPRPRRRYWFRAAVATVIWTLVALVPTVLIGVFGDTWIWWIPVVVMVIALVLCVFGAELRHRHLGHALTDRYLVVRSGSYTAVRTALQTDGIIGWRVRQTFFDRRIGLAQVTAMTAAGQEHVSVPDVPLETAVALAAAATPRTVSGFVE from the coding sequence ATGCCCGAGGTCCCGGACCCGCCTACCGTCCCGGACGCGGAGTGGCAGCGACTGGCCGGCTGGACCGCGATCGTCAGCCCGCTCTCGACGCTGCGCCAGGCGATCATCCCGGCCGCGGTCGGTGCCTTCGGCGCCGGTCAGGCGAACGTCTTCATCGGTCTCCTCGTCGCGGTCGGCATCGCAGTCGTCGCGGCGCTGGCGGGCCTGGTCCCGTGGCTGACCACGACCTACCGGGTGACGCCGACCCATCTGGAGGTACGCAAGGGGCTGCTCAACCGCACCACCCTGACCGCCCGGCTCGACCGGGTGCGCAGCGTCGACCTCAGCTCGACCCTCATCCACCGGGCCCTCGGGGTCACCAAGGTCAACGTCGGCACCGGGGTCGACGAGGGCCAGATCACGCTCGACTCGCTGACCAAGGACGCGGCGGCCCGCCTCCGGCGTGAGCTGCTCCACGCGGCGCCCTCGTCACCGACGGACGCCGCACCCGCGGATGCTTCCGGCAGCGACGCCTCGAGGGAGGTCGCGACCAGCCCGGGGCCACTTCGTCCAGACCCCGGCGGTGAGGTCATCGCCAAGCTCGACTGGTCCTGGATCAAGTACGCCCCGCTCAACCTCAAGAACCTCGCGATCGCGCTCGGTGGTCTGGCCGCGTTCTTCGGCGCGTTCTCCGACGTCATCCCGTGGGAGCGGACGATCGGGATCCGGGTCGACGACGGCCAGATCAACGGCCGGCCGATCGACTCCTTCCTGCAGATGCTGATCATCGCCATCCCGATCGCCCTGGTCGCCGCGGTCGTGGTGTGGGCGGTCGGCTCGTGCGTGGGCTACGCGGTGCGCTGGTGGGACCTCCAGGTCGTGCGTGAGCAGGGTCGCGAGGGCACCACGCTGCGGCGCAGCTTCGGCCTGACCAGCACCCGAGCGACGACGGTGGAGGAGGCGAAGGTGCGCGGCGCCACCTCCACCGTCGGCCCGCTGATCGGCCTGGCGGGGGGCGCCGACCTCAACCTGCTGACGACCGGGCTCGACGACAACTCCCCCGCGGTCCTGCCGACGGCCCCGGAAGCGGTCGTGTCGACCGTCGGCACGGACATCCTCGGCGAGGACGCGTTCTCGGCGGAGCTCACCGGTCACGGTCCCAGGCCGCGCCGCCGCTACTGGTTCCGGGCGGCCGTCGCCACCGTGATCTGGACGCTGGTCGCCCTCGTCCCGACCGTGCTGATCGGCGTCTTCGGGGACACCTGGATCTGGTGGATCCCGGTCGTCGTCATGGTGATCGCCCTCGTCCTCTGCGTGTTCGGCGCCGAACTGCGTCACCGCCACCTCGGCCACGCCCTCACCGACCGCTACCTGGTAGTCCGCTCCGGCTCCTACACCGCCGTACGCACCGCCCTGCAGACCGACGGCATCATCGGCTGGCGGGTCAGGCAGACCTTCTTCGACCGCCGCATCGGTCTCGCCCAGGTCACCGCGATGACCGCGGCCGGCCAGGAGCACGTCTCGGTCCCGGACGTGCCGCTCGAGACGGCCGTCGCCCTCGCGGCGGCGGCCACGCCGCGTACGGTCTCGGGGTTCGTCGAATAA
- a CDS encoding VOC family protein → MTIQIRHLTFDCADPRKLAEFWSAVAGWHLFYDEDPEVIVARSFPSKELMFLFVPVPEAKTAKNRVHIDIKPEDTTRDELVERALSLGATVFGDHRKEDGSGFVALRDPEGNEFCIERGEHEMAPSGPMTIGLTI, encoded by the coding sequence ATGACGATCCAGATCCGCCACCTCACCTTCGACTGTGCCGACCCTCGCAAGCTCGCCGAGTTCTGGTCGGCGGTCGCCGGTTGGCACCTCTTCTACGACGAGGACCCCGAGGTGATCGTCGCCAGGAGCTTCCCGTCGAAGGAGCTGATGTTCCTCTTCGTCCCCGTCCCCGAGGCGAAGACGGCGAAGAACCGGGTCCACATCGACATCAAGCCGGAGGACACCACCCGCGACGAGCTGGTCGAGCGGGCGCTCTCGCTCGGCGCCACCGTCTTCGGCGACCACCGCAAGGAGGACGGGTCCGGCTTCGTCGCGCTCCGGGACCCCGAGGGCAACGAGTTCTGCATCGAGCGCGGCGAGCACGAGATGGCTCCGAGCGGCCCGATGACGATCGGGCTCACGATCTGA
- a CDS encoding WD40/YVTN/BNR-like repeat-containing protein, whose amino-acid sequence MRIVVGAAAAATLALTTLTLAPVAQAAQSGGAYEWTAVNVDTTQGFRALDAVDADTAWVGGDRGGVFRTTDGGDTWDEVSPPGSDGLLFRDVEARSASEAVVLSIGEGEASRIYKTVDGGATWTETFRSAEPTAFYNCVDFWPGGERGIAMSDPVGGEWRIITTSDGGDTWEIADTDGLEAPGEFGYSASGTCLVTAGAHDAWIGGGGAAAKIYATHDGGRSWSAADSTIATGEAAGVFGLGFRNPRQGIAVGGDFGLEDDGVDRAAYSTDGGRTWKNSSSDLGGYREAVDWIGGRTAIAVGPNGSDVSHDNGRSWKPFGATQTRFHTVDCVGDTCWAAGAGGRVGVLSR is encoded by the coding sequence GTGCGCATCGTTGTCGGAGCCGCAGCGGCGGCCACTCTCGCCCTCACCACCCTCACCCTGGCGCCGGTGGCGCAGGCGGCGCAGTCAGGGGGTGCGTACGAATGGACGGCTGTGAACGTCGATACGACGCAGGGCTTCCGGGCGCTCGACGCCGTCGACGCGGACACCGCGTGGGTCGGCGGGGACCGCGGGGGAGTGTTCCGTACGACGGACGGCGGTGACACCTGGGACGAGGTCTCGCCGCCGGGATCCGACGGGCTGCTCTTCCGTGACGTCGAGGCGCGCTCGGCGAGCGAGGCTGTGGTGCTCTCGATCGGCGAGGGCGAGGCGAGCCGGATCTACAAGACCGTCGACGGCGGTGCGACCTGGACCGAGACGTTCCGCTCCGCGGAGCCGACGGCGTTCTACAACTGCGTCGACTTCTGGCCCGGCGGCGAGCGCGGGATCGCGATGAGCGACCCGGTCGGCGGCGAGTGGCGGATCATCACCACCTCCGACGGCGGCGACACCTGGGAGATCGCGGACACCGACGGCCTCGAGGCGCCGGGCGAGTTCGGCTACTCGGCCAGCGGGACCTGCCTGGTCACCGCGGGCGCGCACGACGCCTGGATCGGCGGTGGCGGTGCCGCAGCGAAGATCTACGCCACCCACGACGGCGGCCGCTCCTGGTCGGCGGCCGACTCCACGATCGCGACCGGCGAGGCCGCCGGCGTCTTCGGTCTCGGCTTCCGCAACCCTCGTCAGGGGATCGCGGTCGGTGGCGACTTCGGCCTCGAGGACGACGGCGTCGACCGCGCCGCCTACTCCACCGACGGCGGCCGCACCTGGAAGAACTCCTCCTCCGACCTGGGCGGCTACCGCGAGGCGGTGGACTGGATCGGCGGTCGCACCGCGATCGCGGTCGGCCCCAACGGCAGCGACGTCAGCCACGACAACGGCCGCTCGTGGAAGCCGTTCGGCGCGACCCAGACCCGCTTCCACACCGTCGACTGCGTCGGCGACACCTGCTGGGCCGCCGGCGCGGGTGGACGGGTCGGGGTGCTCAGCCGCTGA
- a CDS encoding glycoside hydrolase family 3 protein encodes MSRTTLTRGGRLAAAGLAAAVAVAMPYAATHAVEPDPPRTTAGQLATDMASPQHRKIVSLMHHMSLQQKVGQLFVIEVYGRDANNVSDAAKAGNQKLYGVDTPAQAIAKYQPGGVIYFTTRGPDNIGDAAQVAKLSNGLQSAALQQRPKIPLNIAVDQEGGALVARFGPASGATQMPGQMALGADGSTADAARSAEVIGTELAAVGVTQDYAPVADVNLNPNNPVIGIRSAGADSAAVSDIVAAEVGGFDRGGLSSIAKHFPGHGDTGTDSHYGLPEVTHTREQLEAIDLPPFEAAIDAGIDAIMTAHVTVPAIDPSGEPATMSEPILTGLLREEMGFDGLIVTDALDMQGASATYPPDVAPVEAFLAGADQLLIPPQMDTAYAAVLGAVKDGTISRQRLDESVYRILKHKLDNKIFESPYVDPAAAPAVFANPAHKADAQAISDRTTTLVKNDDGLLPLAAGPRDVLVAGWGVDTTAGIAAGFQKRGATTQVLQSGTTPTDAQIDAAVAAAEGKDLVVVPTNNAWQINPATGQPTPASVAQTKLVKALLATETPVVVTAMRNPYDVTSFPEAATVIDTYGYTAHQLESLVRVLHGEVNPSGKLPVEIPGLFPLGHGLSY; translated from the coding sequence ATGAGCAGAACGACACTGACCAGAGGTGGAAGACTGGCGGCTGCGGGACTGGCCGCCGCGGTGGCCGTTGCGATGCCGTACGCAGCAACCCACGCCGTCGAGCCGGACCCGCCCAGGACGACCGCCGGGCAGCTCGCCACGGACATGGCGTCGCCGCAGCACCGCAAGATCGTCTCGCTGATGCACCACATGTCGCTGCAGCAGAAGGTCGGCCAGCTCTTCGTGATCGAGGTCTACGGGCGCGACGCCAACAACGTCAGCGACGCGGCCAAGGCCGGCAACCAGAAGCTCTATGGCGTCGACACCCCGGCGCAGGCGATCGCGAAGTACCAGCCCGGCGGGGTCATCTACTTCACCACCCGCGGCCCCGACAACATCGGTGACGCCGCCCAGGTGGCGAAGCTCTCCAACGGCCTCCAGAGCGCCGCACTGCAGCAGCGGCCCAAGATCCCGCTCAACATCGCGGTCGACCAGGAGGGCGGCGCGCTCGTGGCCCGCTTCGGACCGGCCAGCGGTGCGACCCAGATGCCCGGCCAGATGGCGCTCGGCGCCGACGGCTCGACCGCGGACGCGGCCCGGTCGGCCGAGGTGATCGGCACCGAGCTGGCTGCCGTGGGCGTCACCCAGGACTACGCGCCCGTCGCCGACGTCAACCTCAACCCCAACAACCCGGTCATCGGCATCCGCAGCGCCGGGGCCGACTCCGCCGCGGTCTCCGACATCGTGGCCGCCGAGGTCGGCGGTTTCGACCGGGGCGGCCTCTCCTCGATCGCCAAGCACTTCCCGGGACACGGCGACACCGGCACCGACAGCCACTACGGCCTGCCCGAGGTGACCCACACCCGCGAGCAGCTCGAGGCGATCGACCTGCCGCCCTTCGAGGCCGCGATCGACGCCGGGATCGACGCGATCATGACGGCCCACGTGACCGTGCCCGCGATCGACCCGAGCGGCGAGCCGGCCACCATGTCGGAGCCGATCCTCACCGGCCTGCTCCGTGAGGAGATGGGCTTCGACGGCCTCATCGTGACCGATGCCCTCGACATGCAGGGCGCGAGCGCGACCTACCCGCCCGACGTCGCCCCGGTCGAGGCCTTCCTCGCCGGCGCCGACCAGCTCCTCATCCCGCCGCAGATGGACACGGCATACGCAGCGGTCCTCGGCGCCGTCAAGGACGGCACCATCTCGCGCCAGCGGCTCGACGAGTCGGTCTACCGGATCCTGAAGCACAAGCTCGACAACAAGATCTTCGAGAGCCCGTACGTCGACCCGGCTGCCGCTCCGGCGGTCTTCGCCAACCCGGCGCACAAGGCCGACGCCCAGGCGATCTCGGACCGCACCACCACCCTGGTGAAGAACGACGACGGTCTGCTGCCGCTGGCGGCCGGCCCGAGGGACGTCCTGGTCGCAGGCTGGGGGGTGGACACGACCGCGGGCATCGCGGCCGGGTTCCAGAAGCGCGGGGCGACGACCCAGGTGCTGCAGTCCGGCACCACCCCGACCGACGCGCAGATCGACGCCGCTGTCGCAGCGGCCGAGGGCAAGGATCTGGTGGTCGTGCCGACGAACAACGCCTGGCAGATCAACCCGGCGACCGGCCAGCCGACCCCGGCGTCCGTGGCTCAGACCAAGCTGGTCAAGGCGCTGCTCGCCACCGAGACCCCGGTGGTCGTGACCGCGATGCGCAACCCCTACGACGTCACGTCCTTCCCGGAGGCGGCCACGGTGATCGACACCTACGGCTACACCGCCCACCAGCTCGAGTCGCTGGTGCGGGTGCTTCACGGCGAGGTGAACCCGAGCGGCAAGCTCCCGGTCGAGATCCCGGGACTCTTCCCGCTCGGTCACGGGCTGTCCTACTAG
- a CDS encoding IS1634 family transposase: MAFIRRVRTGSGATAVQIAEYAGGRQRIVKHLGSAHTDAELGLLLEQARSLLADPGQDALDLDVAPTPRVAELVSEPVAQGVLDPVPRPVRARRDEPGRVVSTDSRLLHETLATVFDSLGFNILDDPVFRDLVIARIVEPTSLLDTGRVLKDLGRTPASYATMKRTLSRAHAKTKPATTGGAKKGSSYRDQIATACFAHAATRGDISLILYDVTTLYFEAEKEDELRKVGYSKERRVDPQIVVGLLVDRRGFPLEIGCFEGNKAETLTLIPIVKQFQTRHGLADIVIVADAGMLAATNLRDLDEADLRFIVGSRVTKAPNDLESHFRWHGDAFTDAQVIDTITPRTGHKIENDPKQKAEPVWDPEHHPGSWRAVWAYSTKRAVRDNRTLTLQENKAKAVVAGEKAARTPRFVKTRNGAAELDEASLARARRLVGLKGYVTNIPATVMPAGEVIASYHALWQVEQSFRMSKTDLRARPMFHHTRDAIEAHLTIVFTALAVSREVQARTGLAIRNVVRQLRPLRSATIAINGTQQTFAPIIPEPQQAILDALEHA, from the coding sequence GTGGCGTTCATTCGGCGGGTGAGGACCGGGTCGGGTGCCACCGCGGTCCAGATCGCTGAATACGCCGGCGGGCGTCAGCGGATCGTGAAGCACCTTGGTTCGGCGCACACTGATGCCGAGCTCGGGCTCCTGCTTGAACAGGCACGCAGCCTGCTGGCCGATCCCGGACAGGACGCTCTCGACCTGGATGTCGCGCCCACGCCGCGGGTCGCGGAACTCGTGTCCGAACCGGTTGCACAGGGCGTCCTCGACCCGGTTCCACGGCCGGTGAGGGCGCGGCGTGATGAACCCGGTCGGGTCGTGAGCACTGACTCCCGACTCCTGCACGAGACCCTCGCGACGGTCTTCGACAGTTTGGGGTTCAACATCCTCGACGATCCGGTCTTCCGCGACCTGGTGATCGCCCGGATCGTAGAGCCGACCTCACTGCTTGACACCGGGCGCGTGTTGAAGGACCTGGGCCGAACCCCAGCCAGCTACGCGACGATGAAGCGCACCCTGAGCCGCGCACACGCCAAGACCAAGCCCGCGACGACGGGCGGCGCGAAGAAGGGCAGCAGCTACCGCGACCAGATCGCGACCGCCTGCTTCGCTCACGCCGCCACCCGCGGCGACATCAGCCTGATCCTCTACGACGTCACCACTCTTTACTTCGAGGCAGAGAAGGAAGACGAACTGCGCAAGGTCGGCTACTCCAAGGAACGCCGCGTCGACCCCCAGATCGTCGTGGGCCTGCTGGTCGACCGACGCGGGTTCCCGCTCGAGATCGGCTGCTTCGAGGGCAACAAGGCCGAGACGCTCACGCTGATCCCGATCGTGAAGCAGTTCCAGACCCGGCACGGGCTGGCTGACATCGTGATCGTCGCCGACGCCGGGATGCTGGCAGCCACGAATCTGCGCGACCTGGACGAGGCTGACCTGCGGTTCATCGTGGGATCGCGAGTGACCAAGGCACCCAACGATCTGGAGTCCCACTTCCGCTGGCACGGCGACGCCTTCACCGACGCCCAAGTCATCGACACCATCACCCCACGCACCGGGCACAAGATCGAGAACGACCCGAAGCAGAAGGCCGAACCGGTCTGGGACCCCGAGCACCATCCCGGCTCGTGGCGAGCGGTGTGGGCCTACTCGACCAAGCGCGCAGTGCGCGACAACCGGACGCTGACCCTGCAGGAGAACAAGGCCAAAGCCGTCGTCGCGGGCGAGAAGGCCGCCCGCACGCCCCGGTTCGTCAAGACCCGCAACGGCGCTGCCGAGCTTGACGAGGCATCGCTGGCCCGAGCCCGGCGACTGGTCGGGCTGAAGGGCTACGTCACCAACATCCCCGCCACGGTGATGCCCGCCGGCGAGGTCATCGCCAGCTACCACGCCCTATGGCAGGTCGAGCAGTCCTTCCGGATGTCCAAGACCGACCTCCGCGCCCGGCCGATGTTCCACCACACCCGCGACGCGATCGAGGCCCACCTCACCATCGTGTTCACCGCGCTCGCGGTCAGCCGCGAGGTCCAAGCCCGGACCGGGCTCGCCATCCGCAACGTCGTTCGCCAACTACGGCCACTGCGGTCCGCGACCATCGCGATCAACGGCACCCAGCAGACCTTCGCCCCCATCATCCCCGAACCACAGCAAGCCATCCTCGACGCGCTCGAGCACGCCTAA
- a CDS encoding M57 family metalloprotease — MRVRIPMMIAAAAGAAALTASMVPAFAEEAPSYQEFEASTYVDVDGQYIVNGDEVVSNQGDLHKFYESMVSTPKHVPEDGLIVNTISGKDDKWSASQALNLTYCVSDKFGSNKAAIVTAMAQGEGLWEAASSAVEFIYVPSQDASCNTRNSDVLFSVEPVSTTQYIARAFFPSTSKRSRNVLIDDSIFSAGNWEPGDILAHELGHTLGFRHEHTRPEAATCFEDNNWRALTPYDSSSIMHYPQCNGGSEDLEFQASDAAGVRALYGS; from the coding sequence TATTCCCATGATGATCGCCGCGGCTGCGGGTGCCGCAGCGCTGACTGCGTCGATGGTTCCCGCATTCGCCGAGGAGGCCCCGAGCTACCAGGAGTTCGAGGCGTCAACGTACGTCGACGTCGACGGTCAGTACATCGTCAACGGCGACGAGGTCGTGTCCAACCAGGGTGACCTGCACAAGTTCTACGAGTCGATGGTCTCGACGCCGAAGCACGTCCCGGAGGACGGCCTCATCGTCAACACCATCAGCGGCAAGGACGACAAGTGGTCGGCCTCCCAGGCGCTCAACCTGACCTACTGTGTCTCGGACAAGTTCGGCAGCAACAAGGCCGCCATCGTCACCGCGATGGCGCAGGGCGAGGGACTGTGGGAGGCCGCGAGCTCGGCGGTCGAGTTCATCTACGTCCCGAGCCAGGACGCGTCGTGCAACACCCGCAACTCCGACGTGCTGTTCTCGGTCGAGCCGGTGAGCACCACGCAGTACATCGCGCGGGCGTTCTTCCCGTCGACGTCGAAGCGCTCGCGCAACGTGCTCATCGACGACTCGATCTTCTCGGCGGGCAACTGGGAGCCGGGTGACATCCTCGCCCACGAGCTCGGGCACACCCTCGGGTTCCGCCACGAGCACACCCGCCCGGAGGCGGCGACCTGCTTCGAGGACAACAACTGGCGTGCGCTGACCCCGTACGACTCGTCCTCGATCATGCACTACCCGCAGTGCAACGGTGGCTCCGAGGACCTGGAGTTCCAGGCCTCCGACGCGGCCGGGGTCCGGGCGCTGTACGGCTCCTGA